The Nocardioides sp. S5 genome includes a window with the following:
- a CDS encoding IS1380 family transposase yields MKLSHTSRATSAVFDDPNLVSAGGLVPVLALAESAGLRDLADQHLTVPGDKGANAGLKVASLVGGMVAGADSIDDMALLRHGGMGRVFARAYAPSTLGSFLRAFTFGHVRQLDAIASRFLIALAGLTELLRPSAEVSPDADASADYALLDVDDTIIEVHGHAKQGAGFGYSGVRGLNALLATLTIAGAVPVIVAQRLRKGSTGSPRGAKRLVGDAVRTARRLLDKSHPVLVRMDSAFYGRGPVHAALKGGAAVSVTVRMDKRVKAAIATIDDDAWTTIEYTDAVFDEASGRWVSRAEVAEIGFTAFAAQKKTDHVPGRLVVRRIPDFNAEKNKAAGQDTLFDTWRFHAFFTTTDADVLDTVAADAIHRHHAVIEQVHADLKHAALAHLPSGVFTANAAWLVLAVMAFNLTRAAASLTDPQIAKATTATIRRKLITVPARVATSARRVTLHLPQAWPWETAWTALFDRVSDPPPALAA; encoded by the coding sequence GTGAAACTCTCTCACACGTCGCGGGCGACGTCGGCGGTCTTCGATGATCCGAATCTCGTGTCGGCCGGTGGTCTGGTTCCGGTGCTCGCGTTGGCCGAGTCCGCTGGGCTGCGTGATCTGGCGGATCAGCACTTGACGGTGCCGGGCGACAAGGGCGCGAACGCCGGGTTGAAGGTCGCCTCGCTGGTCGGTGGGATGGTCGCTGGTGCCGATTCGATCGATGACATGGCGCTGTTGCGTCACGGCGGCATGGGGAGGGTATTCGCCCGCGCCTACGCGCCTTCGACGTTGGGTTCCTTCCTGCGGGCGTTCACCTTCGGGCACGTGCGTCAGCTCGACGCGATCGCGTCGAGGTTCCTCATCGCGCTGGCAGGACTCACCGAGCTGTTGCGTCCGTCAGCCGAGGTGAGCCCGGATGCAGACGCGAGTGCTGACTACGCGTTGCTCGATGTCGACGACACGATCATCGAGGTCCATGGCCACGCCAAGCAGGGCGCCGGGTTCGGCTACTCAGGTGTCCGTGGCCTCAACGCCCTGCTCGCCACCCTCACCATCGCCGGCGCCGTCCCGGTGATCGTGGCCCAACGGCTCCGCAAGGGCTCGACTGGGTCACCACGCGGTGCGAAGCGACTGGTCGGCGATGCGGTGCGGACCGCCCGACGACTGCTCGACAAGTCCCACCCGGTCCTAGTGCGGATGGATTCGGCGTTCTACGGCCGCGGACCAGTTCACGCCGCCCTCAAGGGTGGGGCCGCGGTGTCGGTGACCGTGCGGATGGACAAGCGGGTCAAGGCCGCCATCGCCACCATCGACGACGATGCGTGGACCACCATCGAGTACACCGATGCCGTCTTCGACGAAGCCAGTGGCCGGTGGGTCTCACGGGCCGAGGTCGCCGAGATCGGTTTCACCGCGTTTGCCGCCCAGAAGAAGACCGACCACGTGCCGGGCCGGCTGGTGGTCCGGCGGATCCCGGACTTCAACGCCGAGAAGAACAAGGCAGCCGGCCAAGACACCCTGTTTGACACCTGGCGGTTCCATGCGTTCTTCACCACCACCGACGCCGACGTGCTCGACACCGTCGCCGCCGATGCGATCCACCGCCATCACGCGGTCATCGAGCAGGTCCACGCTGACCTCAAACACGCAGCGTTGGCGCACCTGCCGTCCGGGGTGTTCACTGCCAACGCGGCCTGGTTGGTGCTCGCCGTGATGGCGTTCAACCTCACCCGAGCCGCCGCCAGCCTCACCGACCCGCAGATCGCGAAGGCCACCACCGCCACGATCCGTCGCAAGCTGATCACCGTGCCAGCACGGGTCGCGACCTCAGCACGACGGGTCACTCTGCATCTGCCACAAGCCTGGCCCTGGGAGACCGCCTGGACTGCCTTGTTTGACCGAGTCAGCGACCCGCCACCCGCCCTCGCGGCCTGA
- a CDS encoding MarR family transcriptional regulator yields the protein MGAGGEVVAADSGSQFADAVLALLAVARRTRGRLQPLFEDVTVPQLVLLDAVQICGLEGIGAISTYTLLSQPTVTQQAASLESAGLLRRIPAEDDRRRRVLTLTERGEQLLAAKRGLVADRLSVAWRSLTAEEQAIAVPLLRHITDLVAELT from the coding sequence ATGGGTGCTGGTGGTGAAGTGGTCGCCGCGGACAGCGGAAGCCAGTTTGCTGATGCGGTGCTGGCTCTGCTCGCGGTCGCGCGGCGGACCAGGGGACGCCTGCAGCCGCTCTTCGAAGACGTCACCGTGCCGCAGTTGGTCTTGCTGGATGCTGTGCAGATCTGCGGTCTTGAGGGCATCGGCGCCATTTCGACGTACACGCTGTTGAGCCAGCCGACGGTGACCCAACAGGCGGCCAGCCTGGAAAGCGCAGGTCTGCTGCGCCGCATCCCGGCTGAGGACGACCGCCGCCGGCGCGTGCTCACGCTCACCGAGCGAGGTGAGCAACTTCTGGCCGCCAAGCGCGGCCTTGTCGCCGACCGACTCTCGGTGGCCTGGAGATCTCTCACGGCTGAGGAGCAAGCCATCGCGGTTCCACTGCTGCGCCACATCACGGATCTCGTGGCGGAACTGACCTGA
- a CDS encoding TetR/AcrR family transcriptional regulator → MDRGLRDLKREATGRALAQAAFELTRERGLFGFVTADLVQRAGYSRRTFANHFSCKEEAVASVAFGGVEDASAILAGLPADLPLLDALLAVMKDQLTADTLVRMRELMAMAREYPTLEPYVLGVQQRMRHTAQELLGSAAGDRYPTVYVPLLFGAVYGAVMAALEGTLDVHLGAESHATPASMDYSSFLDITFDYLRHGL, encoded by the coding sequence ATGGATCGTGGGTTGCGGGACCTCAAGCGCGAGGCGACGGGACGGGCGCTCGCCCAAGCCGCCTTCGAGCTGACCCGTGAGCGCGGGCTGTTCGGGTTCGTCACCGCGGATCTCGTGCAGCGTGCTGGCTACTCGCGTCGCACGTTTGCGAACCACTTCTCCTGCAAGGAGGAGGCAGTCGCGTCAGTCGCGTTCGGTGGTGTCGAGGACGCCAGCGCGATCCTGGCCGGCCTGCCCGCGGATCTGCCGTTGCTCGATGCCCTCCTGGCCGTCATGAAGGATCAGCTCACTGCGGACACGTTGGTGAGGATGCGCGAGCTGATGGCGATGGCGCGGGAGTACCCGACCCTGGAGCCCTACGTCCTAGGCGTTCAGCAACGCATGCGCCACACTGCCCAGGAACTCTTGGGGTCGGCAGCCGGGGACCGGTACCCCACCGTCTACGTGCCCCTGCTGTTCGGTGCCGTGTACGGCGCCGTGATGGCCGCCCTCGAGGGAACCCTCGACGTGCACCTGGGCGCCGAGAGCCACGCCACCCCCGCGTCGATGGACTACAGCTCGTTCCTCGACATCACCTTCGACTACCTGCGCCACGGCCTCTAG
- a CDS encoding MMPL family transporter has protein sequence MSTFLYRLGRTAFGRPWLFIAGWLAVLTVVIGAVAINGVSVSSEMKIEGTEAQTVLDRVADELPEASGGQASVVFTAPDGERLDTPERLAVISGTVGDVYDLEKVVNPLDAALGAAEEGAPGTPPDNAPVDPLAGSDQGQAPPYQPLLVDGAPVPGVLVSSDGQVALFQFQFTVASTSLTDDDVTSVVEVVERAEQGTGITVLPSDSLKAIEIPVGIGEVIGLAVAALVLVLTLGSLIAAGLPLVTALVGVGIGVGGAYALSTVVEMNSATPVLGLMVGLAVGIDYALFVVNRQRRLILDRGLTAREAAGRAVGTAGSAVFFAGLTVLIALTALTVIGIATLSTMALVAASTVALAVLIALSLLPALLGLVGERICSDKARGRRRAKEDAESHSVADHWVKTVIRFRWPVIAGVVAILGVMAIPAASMNLGIPSGATANQDTAARQSYEAVSQGFGEGFNGPLLVTAEPTGTAGRVTPELTAKLITGFQDRDDIVLATPVGINEAGDLAVFSIIPTSGPSDEATSDLVKSLRERDSAIAQDNQVQLGVTGFTAIGIDMSDKIASVLPLYLGIIIVLSVLILMVVFRSVVVPIKATAGFLLSILATFGATTAVFQWGWVSELFGFDTGGPLMSFMPIIVTGILYGLAMDYEVFLVSSMREAHIHGQAARPSVVHGFDHASRVVVAAAIIMVAVFSGFIFSHDIMIKQVGFALAAGILIDAFIVRLTLVPALMAVFDDRAWWLPPWLDRLLPDLDIEGDKLLTMLDEQAGVTDR, from the coding sequence ATGTCCACTTTCTTGTACCGGCTCGGACGAACTGCGTTCGGCAGGCCGTGGCTGTTCATTGCGGGCTGGCTCGCCGTCCTCACGGTGGTCATCGGTGCCGTGGCCATCAACGGGGTGAGCGTCAGCTCCGAGATGAAGATCGAGGGCACCGAGGCCCAGACCGTGCTCGACCGCGTAGCCGATGAGCTCCCCGAGGCCTCCGGGGGTCAGGCCAGCGTGGTCTTCACTGCCCCGGACGGTGAGCGGCTCGACACTCCGGAGCGACTCGCGGTGATCAGCGGCACCGTCGGCGACGTCTATGACCTGGAGAAGGTCGTCAACCCCCTCGACGCCGCGCTGGGTGCCGCCGAGGAGGGCGCCCCGGGCACTCCGCCAGACAATGCACCGGTCGATCCCCTGGCCGGGTCGGACCAGGGGCAGGCGCCTCCCTACCAGCCGCTGCTGGTGGATGGGGCACCGGTGCCCGGGGTGCTGGTGTCCTCGGACGGGCAGGTCGCGCTGTTCCAGTTCCAGTTCACGGTCGCCTCGACCTCGTTGACCGATGACGACGTTACCTCGGTGGTCGAGGTGGTGGAGCGTGCCGAGCAGGGAACGGGCATCACCGTGCTCCCGAGCGACTCGCTGAAGGCCATCGAGATCCCGGTCGGTATCGGTGAGGTGATCGGTCTCGCCGTCGCCGCCCTGGTGCTGGTGCTCACGTTGGGTTCCCTGATCGCGGCCGGTCTGCCCCTGGTCACCGCGCTGGTCGGCGTCGGCATCGGGGTGGGTGGCGCGTACGCGCTCTCGACGGTCGTCGAGATGAACTCCGCCACCCCCGTCCTGGGTCTCATGGTCGGCCTCGCGGTCGGCATCGATTACGCGCTCTTCGTCGTCAACCGGCAGCGTCGGCTGATCCTCGACCGAGGGCTCACCGCCCGGGAGGCAGCCGGCAGAGCAGTCGGCACTGCGGGCAGCGCCGTGTTCTTCGCCGGCCTGACCGTCCTCATCGCGCTGACCGCCCTGACCGTCATCGGCATCGCGACGTTGTCGACTATGGCCCTGGTCGCTGCGTCCACGGTGGCCCTGGCAGTGCTCATCGCCCTCAGCCTGCTGCCCGCGCTGCTAGGCCTAGTCGGGGAGCGGATCTGCTCGGACAAGGCCCGAGGCCGGCGCCGCGCCAAGGAGGACGCGGAGTCGCACAGCGTCGCCGACCACTGGGTGAAGACTGTGATCAGGTTCAGGTGGCCCGTCATCGCCGGCGTGGTCGCGATCCTGGGCGTGATGGCGATCCCCGCAGCCAGCATGAACCTGGGCATCCCCTCCGGCGCGACCGCGAACCAGGACACCGCCGCTCGGCAGAGCTACGAGGCCGTCTCCCAAGGCTTCGGTGAGGGATTCAACGGCCCCCTCCTAGTCACCGCAGAGCCCACCGGCACCGCAGGACGTGTCACCCCCGAGCTGACCGCGAAACTGATCACTGGGTTCCAGGACCGAGACGACATCGTGCTGGCCACCCCCGTCGGCATCAACGAGGCCGGCGACCTCGCCGTGTTCAGCATCATCCCCACCTCAGGCCCCAGCGACGAGGCGACCAGCGACCTCGTGAAGTCACTTCGCGAGCGCGACAGCGCGATCGCCCAGGACAACCAGGTGCAGTTGGGCGTGACCGGCTTCACCGCCATCGGAATCGACATGTCCGACAAGATCGCCAGCGTGCTTCCGCTCTACCTCGGCATCATCATCGTGCTTTCCGTCCTGATTCTGATGGTCGTTTTCCGCTCGGTGGTCGTCCCGATCAAGGCCACAGCCGGCTTCCTGCTCAGCATCCTGGCCACCTTCGGTGCCACCACCGCAGTCTTCCAGTGGGGCTGGGTCAGCGAACTCTTCGGCTTCGACACCGGCGGTCCGCTCATGAGCTTCATGCCGATCATCGTGACCGGCATCCTCTACGGACTCGCCATGGACTACGAGGTCTTCCTGGTCTCCTCGATGCGCGAGGCACACATCCACGGCCAGGCAGCGCGACCAAGCGTCGTCCACGGCTTCGACCACGCCAGCCGGGTCGTCGTCGCAGCCGCCATCATCATGGTCGCGGTGTTCTCCGGCTTCATCTTCAGCCACGACATCATGATCAAGCAGGTCGGCTTCGCACTCGCCGCCGGCATCCTGATCGACGCATTCATCGTCCGGTTGACCCTCGTACCGGCGCTCATGGCCGTCTTCGACGACAGAGCATGGTGGCTTCCCCCCTGGCTCGACCGGCTACTGCCGGACCTCGACATCGAGGGCGACAAGCTCCTGACCATGCTCGACGAGCAGGCCGGAGTCACTGACCGATAG
- the istB gene encoding IS21-like element helper ATPase IstB translates to MSTTTKVGPVDPVGTDLMRTLKALKLGGLKDTLPERLALAKQRKMGHAAFLELVLADEITRRESRSAMLRARTAGLDPTMRLEAWDELDDLSYDRTLLSDLTSLRFTEAGHGALILGPVGVGKTHLASALGHTAIRRRLSVHFARADKLFTRLRAARLDNTLEAEIRKLARVDVLIIDDFALRRLEATETNDFYEIIVERHRRASTIVTSNRDPAEWLAMMSDALLAQSAIDRLTSGAHTLVIEGPSYRQRDRLNQRADIDPGSEAL, encoded by the coding sequence ATGAGCACAACGACCAAGGTCGGGCCGGTCGATCCGGTCGGGACCGACCTGATGCGGACACTGAAGGCGCTCAAGCTCGGCGGTCTGAAGGACACCCTGCCCGAGCGGCTCGCGCTGGCCAAGCAACGCAAGATGGGCCATGCCGCGTTCCTCGAGCTGGTGCTGGCCGACGAGATCACTCGCCGGGAGTCCCGCTCGGCGATGCTGCGCGCCCGCACCGCCGGGCTGGACCCCACGATGCGGCTGGAAGCCTGGGACGAGCTCGACGACCTCTCCTACGACCGGACCCTGCTGTCGGACCTGACCAGCCTGCGGTTCACCGAGGCCGGCCACGGCGCCCTGATCCTCGGCCCGGTCGGCGTCGGGAAGACCCACCTCGCATCAGCGCTCGGCCACACCGCTATCCGACGCCGGCTCAGCGTCCACTTCGCCCGCGCCGACAAGCTGTTCACCCGGCTCCGCGCCGCCCGACTCGACAACACCCTCGAGGCCGAGATCCGCAAGCTCGCCCGCGTCGACGTGCTGATCATCGACGACTTCGCGCTACGACGGCTCGAGGCCACCGAGACCAACGACTTCTACGAGATCATCGTCGAACGCCACCGCCGCGCGAGCACCATCGTGACCTCGAACCGGGACCCCGCCGAGTGGCTGGCCATGATGAGCGACGCGCTGCTCGCCCAGTCCGCGATCGACCGACTCACCTCAGGCGCGCACACCCTGGTCATCGAAGGCCCCTCCTACCGGCAACGAGACCGACTCAACCAGCGCGCCGACATTGACCCAGGAAGCGAGGCCCTGTGA
- the istA gene encoding IS21 family transposase produces the protein MVEVFEVLRAWLAGLGLRKVAERAGVDRKTARRYVAAAEAAGLSRDAGVEALTDELVGVVVEAVRPARPNGHGASWELLLAHEEQISAWVKGGDGAEPLSIVKIEELLARQGCVVSYRTLHRFAVERCGFRPKRTTVRVADGEPGVECQVDFAQMGYLTDPETGRRRKVHALIFTAVVSRHMFVWLTYSQTLVAVIAGCEAAWRFFGGAFKVLIPDNLKPVVTDADAVNPTLNVGWLDYAQHVGFGTDPARIRSPQDKPRVERVVQYVRGNFWAGESFTDLADAQARVEAWCAQRAGMRIHGTTQARPAEAFAELEASCLLPAPEPYDVPVFKRVKVHRDFHVEVAKALYSVPEPYLGRQLDARADSELVKLYTTGRTGQVGPGRLVKTHPRQPPGGRSTDREDLPEEKTGYALRDLTKLIGVCAGHGENIGIYAERLLDDPLPWTRMRSVYRLQGLVRRYGPEPVENACARALDLDVVSVSKIASMLEKATEREQPVLPAAAGSGHNAQGGRFARDPKEYSGRGSVRLTLIPGGRVAGDGTDLEPTR, from the coding sequence GTGGTTGAGGTGTTCGAGGTGCTGCGGGCGTGGCTCGCGGGGTTGGGGCTGCGGAAGGTCGCCGAGCGGGCCGGTGTGGACCGGAAGACCGCTCGCCGGTACGTGGCCGCGGCCGAGGCCGCCGGCCTGTCGCGCGACGCGGGTGTCGAGGCGCTCACCGATGAGCTGGTCGGTGTCGTGGTCGAGGCGGTGCGGCCGGCACGGCCGAACGGGCACGGCGCTTCGTGGGAGCTACTGCTGGCTCACGAGGAGCAGATCAGCGCCTGGGTCAAGGGCGGCGACGGCGCCGAGCCGTTGAGCATCGTGAAGATCGAGGAGTTGCTCGCCCGGCAGGGGTGCGTGGTGTCGTACCGGACGCTGCACCGGTTCGCGGTCGAGCGGTGCGGATTCCGACCGAAGAGGACCACGGTGCGGGTCGCCGACGGCGAGCCGGGCGTGGAGTGCCAGGTCGACTTCGCCCAGATGGGCTACCTGACCGACCCGGAGACCGGTCGCCGGCGGAAGGTGCACGCGCTGATCTTCACTGCCGTGGTCAGCAGGCACATGTTCGTGTGGTTGACCTACTCCCAGACGCTCGTCGCGGTGATCGCCGGCTGCGAGGCAGCCTGGCGGTTCTTCGGCGGCGCCTTCAAGGTGCTGATCCCGGACAACCTCAAGCCGGTCGTGACCGACGCCGACGCGGTGAACCCGACGCTGAACGTGGGCTGGTTGGACTACGCCCAGCACGTCGGGTTCGGGACCGACCCGGCCCGGATCCGCTCGCCGCAGGACAAGCCGCGGGTGGAGCGGGTGGTGCAGTACGTGCGCGGCAACTTCTGGGCCGGGGAGTCCTTCACCGACCTCGCCGATGCGCAGGCTCGCGTCGAGGCATGGTGTGCGCAGCGGGCCGGGATGCGGATCCACGGCACCACCCAGGCCCGACCGGCCGAGGCGTTCGCCGAGCTCGAAGCGAGCTGCCTGTTGCCGGCCCCGGAGCCCTATGACGTGCCGGTGTTCAAGCGGGTCAAGGTGCACCGCGACTTCCACGTCGAGGTCGCCAAGGCGCTCTACTCGGTGCCCGAGCCATACCTGGGCCGCCAGCTGGACGCTCGCGCCGACAGCGAGCTGGTCAAGCTCTACACCACCGGCCGGACCGGCCAGGTGGGACCGGGCCGGCTGGTCAAGACCCACCCACGGCAGCCGCCCGGCGGACGGTCCACGGACCGTGAGGACCTGCCCGAGGAGAAGACCGGCTACGCGCTGCGAGACCTCACCAAGCTGATCGGCGTGTGCGCCGGGCACGGGGAGAACATCGGGATCTATGCCGAGCGGCTGCTCGACGATCCGCTGCCCTGGACGAGGATGCGCAGCGTGTACCGGCTACAAGGTCTGGTCCGCCGCTACGGCCCAGAGCCGGTCGAGAACGCCTGCGCACGAGCGCTGGACCTCGACGTGGTCAGCGTGTCGAAGATCGCCTCGATGCTCGAGAAGGCCACCGAGCGCGAACAGCCGGTGCTGCCTGCCGCAGCCGGCTCCGGCCACAACGCCCAGGGCGGCCGGTTCGCTCGCGACCCCAAGGAGTACTCCGGTCGCGGCAGCGTCCGGCTCACCCTCATCCCCGGCGGCCGGGTCGCCGGGGATGGCACAGACCTGGAGCCCACCCGATGA
- a CDS encoding DUF4872 domain-containing protein, translating into MVDNDREDVQEVPYEALARARSSTSFPQPTRHTLYDIRWPAELPDLASAAAEAFAQSAQAVSNPTSATRVFDELPSEPGDAAGLMVRSAGVAAAHAFATDIAGWERHDDEELEIMLFSLGAFIEKAGTGGGLFRRLLAQGAFEIAQMTGDEATTSSARSASRAAEAWTTVARSATARDKPARSGVRDAAQSALALPELEAMLTQDLHGAAASLRT; encoded by the coding sequence GTGGTCGACAACGATCGCGAAGACGTCCAGGAGGTCCCCTACGAGGCCCTTGCGCGGGCCCGCAGTTCCACGTCGTTCCCGCAACCGACGCGACACACGCTGTATGACATCAGGTGGCCCGCCGAGCTGCCGGATCTGGCGTCCGCGGCGGCTGAGGCATTCGCCCAGTCAGCCCAAGCGGTGAGCAATCCCACCAGCGCCACCAGAGTCTTCGACGAGCTACCCTCAGAACCGGGTGACGCCGCCGGTCTGATGGTCCGCAGCGCAGGAGTCGCCGCAGCGCATGCCTTTGCCACGGACATTGCGGGCTGGGAGCGCCACGACGACGAGGAACTCGAAATCATGTTGTTCAGCCTCGGCGCGTTCATCGAGAAGGCAGGCACAGGCGGCGGCCTCTTCCGCCGGCTGCTGGCCCAGGGGGCTTTCGAGATCGCCCAGATGACCGGGGATGAAGCAACCACCTCATCGGCGCGGTCAGCCAGCCGAGCCGCAGAGGCCTGGACGACGGTGGCCCGTTCGGCCACCGCCCGGGATAAGCCGGCACGCAGTGGAGTTCGCGACGCCGCGCAGTCGGCCTTGGCCCTTCCGGAGCTCGAGGCCATGCTGACCCAAGACCTCCACGGCGCTGCGGCGTCACTTCGAACCTGA
- a CDS encoding TetR/AcrR family transcriptional regulator, producing the protein MTAGVQDRQVRAVATRRLLLDTTVACLAELGYAGTTGPAVAERAGLSRGAQLHHFGTRDQMVVAAVEHLAQQRLTHVQDSLAIRIGDSLDPSAQPTRAAALAALELLAEALSGPLYGATLELWAAARTDEDLRRQLVPAEERVHAELREVCRVWITTDPVLIQLTLDLLLGRGVSGMLVPHPSKWQRDVLERWIDTVMAGGVAG; encoded by the coding sequence ATGACCGCTGGCGTGCAGGATCGACAGGTTCGGGCGGTCGCAACCCGCCGGCTGCTGCTGGACACCACGGTGGCTTGCTTGGCGGAGCTGGGGTACGCGGGGACCACTGGCCCTGCCGTGGCCGAGCGAGCTGGCTTGTCGCGAGGCGCTCAGCTCCACCACTTCGGCACGCGAGACCAGATGGTCGTGGCGGCGGTCGAGCATTTGGCTCAGCAACGTCTCACGCATGTTCAAGACAGTCTCGCGATACGGATCGGAGACAGTCTGGACCCCTCGGCTCAACCGACCAGAGCGGCAGCACTGGCGGCCCTGGAGCTCCTCGCTGAGGCGTTGTCCGGGCCGCTGTACGGAGCCACGTTGGAGTTATGGGCCGCGGCACGCACCGACGAGGACCTTCGACGCCAGCTGGTTCCGGCGGAGGAGCGGGTGCACGCCGAGCTTCGGGAGGTATGTCGCGTCTGGATCACCACGGATCCGGTTCTGATCCAGTTGACGCTGGATCTCCTGTTAGGTCGAGGAGTGAGCGGGATGCTCGTCCCGCATCCTTCTAAGTGGCAGCGTGATGTCCTCGAACGCTGGATCGACACTGTCATGGCAGGCGGGGTAGCGGGATGA